In a single window of the Xylanimonas protaetiae genome:
- a CDS encoding DUF952 domain-containing protein: MPALWHLARTSDWEKAAADGHYAMSTRGRTVDEVGFVHASFDLEQVGRVAAAVYADVVEPLTLLAVDPDVLADAGIEVRAEVGDAADPAQERYPHLYGGRVPAAAVVAALPARMAGGQLQVDEPADVLRAAMDVREAAYGLVADDAGRTLLARLTGGPDDGLWTLPGGGLEGDETPEEAVVREVREETGLDVERDGKVGVDVIVITARERVSRGVGPIAGVRHLYRARVTGGALRPEADGSTDLAAWHAPEEVERLCCVELVDVGLRLLARTAPSRPGA; encoded by the coding sequence ATGCCCGCGCTCTGGCACCTCGCCCGCACGTCCGACTGGGAGAAGGCCGCCGCCGACGGCCACTACGCGATGTCCACCCGGGGCCGCACGGTCGACGAGGTCGGCTTCGTGCACGCGAGCTTCGACCTCGAGCAGGTCGGCCGGGTCGCCGCGGCCGTGTACGCCGACGTCGTCGAGCCGCTGACGCTGCTCGCGGTCGACCCGGACGTCCTCGCAGACGCCGGGATCGAGGTGCGCGCCGAGGTCGGCGACGCCGCCGACCCTGCGCAGGAGCGGTACCCGCACCTGTACGGCGGACGGGTCCCGGCGGCCGCCGTCGTCGCCGCGCTGCCCGCGCGGATGGCGGGAGGGCAGCTGCAGGTCGACGAGCCGGCCGACGTGCTGCGCGCCGCGATGGACGTGCGCGAGGCCGCGTACGGCCTGGTCGCCGACGACGCCGGCCGCACGCTGCTCGCACGCCTGACGGGCGGCCCCGACGACGGGCTGTGGACGCTCCCGGGAGGCGGTCTCGAGGGCGACGAGACGCCGGAGGAGGCGGTGGTCCGCGAGGTGCGGGAGGAGACCGGTCTCGACGTCGAGCGGGACGGCAAGGTGGGCGTCGACGTCATCGTCATCACCGCGCGTGAGCGGGTCTCGCGGGGCGTCGGGCCGATCGCGGGCGTCCGTCATCTGTACCGAGCGCGCGTCACGGGCGGCGCACTGCGACCGGAGGCCGACGGCTCGACGGACCTCGCCGCGTGGCACGCGCCCGAGGAGGTCGAGCGCCTGTGCTGCGTCGAGCTCGTCGACGTCGGCCTCCGGCTGCTGGCGCGGACCGCCCCGTCGCGCCCGGGGGCGTGA
- the aceB gene encoding malate synthase A, with the protein MTTLTERPIADAMSGTSVSVTRRATPRDAEILTPEALDFLALLHEQFADDVAELLAARERYARAVAGGQDPDFDPVTRPVRDAAWQVAGCAGAPGLEDRRVEITGPTDPKMTINALNSGARVWLADAEDASAPTWENVVGGQLALRDAIRGTLAVTTGEGKEYRLRSTTLTDLPTIVFRPRGWHLPEAHLRVQHPDGAVTAASGALVDFGLYFFHNAASLIEKGRGPYFYLPKLEGHREARLWNRVFETAQDALGIPRGTIRATVLIETLPAAFAMEEILWELREHAAGLNAGRWDYLFSIIKNLRTRGPSFVLPDRNQVTMTAPFMRAYTELLVTTCHRRGAHAIGGMSAFIPDRRRPDVTQRALEKVAEDKRREAADGFDGTWVAHPDLIGTALAELDAVLGERPHQVDRQRPDVRVGQSELLDVASAARAGASVTECGLRSNISVGVRYIASWLRGTGAAALDNLMEDAATAEISRSQVWQWIAAGVRTEHGRVTRERASAVLDEVLAGLERFAGNRYDDAAAVFREVALGEAFPPFLTTIAYDRYLAA; encoded by the coding sequence ATGACCACGCTCACCGAACGACCCATCGCCGACGCGATGTCCGGGACCTCCGTGTCCGTCACGCGGCGCGCCACCCCGCGCGACGCCGAGATCCTCACCCCCGAGGCGCTCGACTTCCTCGCCCTGCTGCACGAGCAGTTCGCCGACGACGTCGCCGAGCTCCTCGCCGCCCGCGAGCGGTACGCGCGGGCCGTCGCCGGCGGCCAGGACCCCGACTTCGACCCCGTCACACGACCCGTCCGCGACGCCGCGTGGCAGGTGGCCGGCTGCGCCGGCGCGCCCGGGCTGGAGGACCGCCGCGTCGAGATCACCGGGCCCACCGACCCCAAGATGACGATCAACGCCCTCAACTCGGGCGCCCGCGTGTGGCTCGCCGACGCCGAGGACGCCTCCGCGCCCACGTGGGAGAACGTCGTCGGCGGCCAGCTCGCCCTGCGTGACGCGATCCGCGGCACGCTCGCCGTCACCACCGGCGAGGGCAAGGAGTACCGCCTGCGGTCGACGACGCTGACCGATCTGCCCACCATCGTGTTCCGGCCGCGCGGCTGGCACCTGCCCGAGGCGCACCTGCGCGTGCAGCACCCGGACGGGGCCGTCACGGCGGCGTCGGGGGCGCTGGTCGACTTCGGGCTGTACTTCTTCCACAACGCGGCGTCGCTGATCGAGAAGGGTCGAGGGCCGTACTTCTACCTGCCCAAGCTCGAGGGGCACCGCGAGGCGCGGCTGTGGAACCGCGTGTTCGAGACCGCGCAGGACGCCCTCGGCATCCCCCGGGGCACCATCCGGGCGACGGTGCTCATCGAGACGCTGCCCGCCGCCTTCGCGATGGAGGAGATCCTCTGGGAGCTGCGCGAGCACGCCGCGGGGCTCAACGCGGGCCGCTGGGACTACCTGTTCTCGATCATCAAGAACCTGCGCACGCGGGGCCCGTCCTTCGTGCTCCCGGACCGCAACCAGGTCACGATGACGGCCCCGTTCATGCGGGCGTACACCGAGCTCCTGGTCACGACCTGCCACCGCCGCGGCGCCCACGCCATCGGCGGCATGAGCGCCTTCATCCCCGACCGGCGCCGGCCCGACGTCACGCAGCGCGCCCTGGAGAAGGTCGCCGAGGACAAGCGTCGCGAGGCCGCCGACGGCTTCGACGGCACGTGGGTGGCCCACCCGGACCTCATCGGTACGGCCCTGGCCGAGCTCGACGCCGTGCTGGGCGAGCGCCCGCACCAGGTCGACCGGCAGCGCCCCGACGTCCGCGTCGGCCAGTCCGAGCTGCTCGACGTCGCGAGCGCGGCGCGGGCGGGCGCCTCGGTGACCGAGTGCGGGCTGCGGTCCAACATCTCCGTCGGCGTGCGCTACATCGCGTCCTGGCTGCGCGGCACGGGCGCGGCCGCGCTCGACAACCTCATGGAGGACGCCGCGACAGCCGAGATCTCGCGGTCGCAGGTCTGGCAGTGGATCGCCGCTGGCGTCCGCACCGAGCACGGCCGCGTCACGCGCGAGCGGGCGTCGGCGGTGCTCGACGAGGTCCTGGCCGGCCTCGAGCGGTTCGCCGGCAACCGGTACGACGACGCGGCCGCCGTCTTCCGGGAGGTCGCCCTGGGCGAGGCCTTCCCGCCGTTCCTCACGACGATCGCGTACGACCGCTACCTGGCTGCCTGA
- the aceA gene encoding isocitrate lyase, translating to MTALTERPARSERPARSGDTVQTADELAASWATDPRWSGVERTYTAADVVALRGSVTEEHTLARRGAELLWERLHTSDFVNALGALTGNQAVQQVKAGLRAIYLSGWQVAGDANAAGQTYPDQSLYPANSVPQVVRRINNALLRADQVERLEGTRTVEDWLAPIVADAEAGFGGPLNAYELMRGMITAGAAGVHWEDQLASEKKCGHLGGKVLVPTQQHVRTLNAARLAADVEGVPTIVVARTDAEAATLLTSDVDERDRPFLTGDRTAEGFYEVRPGLEASIARARAYAPYADLLWMETGTPSLELARAFAEGVHSEFPDQLLAYNCSPSFNWRRHLSDAEIARFQRELGAMGYAFQFITLAGFHALNHSMFDLAHGYAREQMTAYVRLQEAELASESRGYTATKHQREVGTGYFDRVATALNPTASTLALHGSTESAQF from the coding sequence ATGACCGCCCTCACCGAACGCCCCGCCCGCAGCGAACGCCCCGCCCGCAGTGGCGACACCGTCCAGACCGCCGACGAGCTCGCCGCCTCCTGGGCGACCGACCCGCGCTGGTCCGGTGTCGAGCGCACCTACACCGCCGCCGACGTCGTCGCCCTGCGCGGTTCGGTGACCGAGGAGCACACGCTCGCGCGCCGCGGCGCCGAGCTGCTCTGGGAGCGCCTGCACACCAGCGACTTCGTCAACGCCCTCGGGGCGCTGACGGGCAACCAGGCCGTGCAGCAGGTCAAGGCGGGGCTGCGCGCGATCTACCTGTCGGGCTGGCAGGTGGCCGGCGACGCCAACGCCGCCGGGCAGACCTACCCCGACCAGTCGCTCTACCCGGCCAACTCGGTGCCGCAGGTGGTGCGCCGCATCAACAACGCGCTGCTGCGCGCCGACCAGGTCGAGCGCCTGGAGGGCACTCGCACGGTCGAGGACTGGCTCGCGCCCATCGTGGCCGACGCCGAGGCCGGGTTCGGCGGCCCGCTCAACGCCTACGAGCTCATGCGCGGCATGATCACCGCCGGTGCGGCGGGCGTGCACTGGGAGGACCAGCTCGCCTCCGAGAAGAAGTGCGGCCACCTGGGCGGCAAGGTGCTCGTCCCGACACAGCAGCACGTCCGCACGCTCAACGCGGCGCGCCTCGCCGCCGACGTCGAGGGCGTGCCCACCATCGTCGTGGCCCGCACCGACGCCGAGGCGGCCACCCTCCTGACCTCCGACGTCGACGAGCGCGACCGGCCGTTCCTCACCGGCGACCGCACCGCCGAGGGGTTCTACGAGGTGCGCCCCGGCCTGGAGGCCTCGATCGCGCGGGCCCGCGCCTACGCGCCCTACGCCGACCTGCTGTGGATGGAGACCGGGACGCCGTCCCTCGAGCTCGCCCGCGCCTTCGCCGAGGGCGTGCACAGCGAGTTCCCCGACCAGCTCCTCGCCTACAACTGCTCGCCGTCGTTCAACTGGCGCCGCCACCTCTCCGACGCCGAGATCGCCCGGTTCCAGCGCGAGCTCGGGGCCATGGGGTACGCGTTCCAGTTCATCACCCTGGCCGGGTTCCACGCCCTCAACCACTCCATGTTCGACCTCGCGCACGGCTACGCCCGCGAGCAGATGACCGCCTACGTGCGGCTCCAGGAGGCCGAGCTCGCCTCCGAGAGCCGCGGCTACACCGCCACCAAGCACCAGCGCGAGGTCGGCACCGGCTACTTCGACCGGGTCGCCACCGCGCTCAACCCCACGGCCTCCACCCTGGCCCTGCACGGCTCCACCGAGTCGGCCCAGTTCTGA
- a CDS encoding XRE family transcriptional regulator — protein sequence MVISTSRDLDRRPPGPSLPLADEPDALTIGRRIRYLRTQRGMTLEALAAAIDKAPSQVSMLENGRREPTIARLQAVARALDAGVEDLLDPRPPSRRDALELELERTQRGPLFDALGVKPVRVGRSLPTDAIEAILALRQELERLHSERALTPEEARRANTELRHDMRAHDNWFPDLEVVARRLLDGVGHRGGPLPQRQASDLAAHLGFEIHHVPDLPHSTRSVIDRRHHRVYLPSNGIRGRSDARSALLQALASHVLDHAEPRDYPELLRQRVEANYLCAALLLPERDAVRHLRAAKEQRAISIEDLRDAFAVSYETAAHRFTNLATKHLGIGVHFMKVHESGVIHKAYENDGVRFPTDALGTVEGQYVCKHWTARVVFGVPDRLAPYYQYTDTATGTYWCTSRVSDTPDGLFSVSVGVPYAQVKWFLGRETTARATSRCPDESCCRLPPAPLAQRWAGQAFPSARPHASMLAALPQGAMPGVDQTEVYEFLDRHAPA from the coding sequence ATGGTTATCTCGACGTCGAGAGATCTCGACCGGCGGCCCCCGGGCCCCTCCCTGCCGCTCGCCGACGAGCCCGACGCGCTCACCATCGGCCGCCGGATCCGGTACCTGCGCACGCAGCGCGGCATGACCCTCGAGGCGCTCGCAGCAGCCATCGACAAGGCTCCGTCGCAGGTCTCGATGCTGGAGAACGGCAGGCGCGAGCCCACGATCGCCCGCCTCCAGGCGGTCGCGCGGGCGCTCGACGCCGGTGTCGAGGACCTGCTCGACCCCCGGCCGCCGTCGCGCCGCGATGCCCTCGAGCTGGAGCTGGAACGCACCCAGCGCGGCCCCCTCTTCGACGCGCTCGGGGTCAAGCCCGTGCGGGTGGGACGCAGTCTCCCCACCGACGCGATCGAGGCGATCCTCGCGCTGCGCCAGGAGCTCGAGCGGCTGCACTCGGAGCGCGCGCTCACGCCCGAGGAGGCCCGTCGCGCCAACACCGAGCTGCGGCACGACATGCGCGCGCACGACAACTGGTTCCCCGACCTCGAGGTGGTCGCCCGGCGGCTGCTCGACGGCGTCGGGCACCGCGGCGGGCCGCTGCCGCAGCGACAGGCCTCCGACCTCGCGGCCCACCTGGGCTTCGAGATCCACCACGTGCCGGATCTGCCGCACTCGACGCGCTCCGTCATCGACCGGCGCCACCACCGCGTCTACCTGCCCAGCAACGGCATCCGCGGGCGCTCGGACGCCCGCTCGGCGCTGCTCCAGGCGCTCGCCTCGCACGTGCTCGACCATGCCGAGCCGCGCGACTACCCCGAGCTGCTGCGTCAGCGTGTCGAGGCGAACTACCTGTGCGCCGCGCTGCTGCTGCCCGAGCGCGACGCCGTGCGCCACCTGCGGGCCGCCAAGGAGCAGCGGGCCATCTCCATCGAGGACCTGCGCGACGCCTTCGCCGTCTCCTACGAGACCGCCGCCCACCGCTTCACGAACCTCGCGACGAAGCACCTGGGCATCGGGGTGCACTTCATGAAGGTCCACGAGTCCGGGGTGATCCACAAGGCCTACGAGAACGACGGCGTGCGGTTTCCCACGGACGCGCTCGGCACGGTCGAGGGCCAGTACGTGTGCAAGCACTGGACGGCCCGCGTGGTGTTCGGCGTGCCCGACCGGCTCGCCCCGTACTACCAGTACACCGACACCGCGACGGGCACGTACTGGTGCACGTCGCGCGTGAGCGACACCCCGGACGGGCTCTTCTCGGTGTCCGTCGGGGTGCCGTACGCGCAGGTCAAGTGGTTCCTCGGGCGCGAGACGACGGCCCGCGCCACCTCGCGGTGCCCGGACGAGTCCTGCTGCCGGCTGCCTCCCGCGCCGCTCGCGCAGCGGTGGGCCGGGCAGGCCTTCCCCAGCGCCCGCCCGCACGCCTCGATGCTCGCCGCGCTGCCCCAGGGCGCGATGCCGGGCGTGGACCAGACGGAGGTCTACGAGTTCCTGGACCGCCACGCCCCGGCGTGA
- a CDS encoding Fic family protein, which produces MAVTTFLPSRPGRGRPSRDAVYRRFADAIDELANYGGLPKPHEAKKLWDDLWALEAHHSTAIEGNTLVLREVEKLLQEGRAVGAKEIKDYLEVLGYGDAATWVYRQAVQPDAWTHDGLVAVTEVRRIHATAMEKVWQVAPHPDATSAEGPGSFRQHEIMPFGGGMQPPTHPLVASELSAWVDEANAVGARVRAGLMPVSQVPEALAALHRRFEWIHPFIDGNGRTGRLVLNLLLVRLGWPPAVIMKDQRKRYLTALDRADNGDFGPLAEIIARCVVDSLHRLIPNIAGPAKYVPLEALTDTGLSLVALRQAATRGRLEAVIGPDGRYRSSRVAVEEYKASRYRRSPDAHA; this is translated from the coding sequence ATGGCTGTGACAACTTTCCTCCCGAGCCGGCCCGGCCGTGGACGCCCGTCACGCGACGCGGTCTACCGGCGCTTCGCCGACGCCATCGACGAGCTGGCGAACTACGGGGGCCTCCCCAAGCCGCACGAGGCGAAGAAGCTCTGGGACGACCTCTGGGCGCTCGAGGCACATCACTCCACGGCGATCGAAGGCAACACCCTCGTGCTGCGCGAGGTCGAGAAGCTGCTCCAGGAGGGCCGGGCTGTCGGCGCCAAGGAGATCAAGGACTACCTGGAGGTCCTCGGATACGGCGACGCCGCGACCTGGGTCTATCGTCAGGCCGTCCAGCCTGACGCGTGGACCCACGACGGCCTGGTCGCCGTCACGGAGGTGCGCCGCATCCATGCCACGGCCATGGAGAAGGTCTGGCAGGTGGCGCCGCACCCCGACGCGACCTCCGCGGAGGGTCCCGGATCCTTCCGCCAGCACGAGATCATGCCCTTCGGCGGGGGGATGCAGCCGCCCACCCACCCCTTGGTGGCATCGGAGCTATCGGCATGGGTCGACGAGGCCAACGCCGTGGGTGCCCGCGTCCGCGCAGGGCTGATGCCGGTCTCACAGGTTCCTGAGGCGCTCGCCGCACTGCACCGCCGGTTCGAGTGGATCCACCCGTTCATCGACGGGAACGGCCGCACCGGCAGGCTCGTGCTCAACCTGCTGCTCGTGCGCCTCGGGTGGCCTCCGGCCGTCATCATGAAGGATCAGCGCAAGCGGTACCTCACGGCGCTCGACCGGGCAGACAACGGCGACTTCGGCCCGCTCGCCGAGATCATCGCGCGCTGCGTCGTCGACTCCCTGCACCGGCTGATCCCGAACATCGCCGGCCCCGCCAAGTACGTCCCGCTCGAGGCGCTGACGGACACGGGACTCAGCCTCGTGGCGCTTCGCCAAGCCGCCACCCGGGGTCGCCTCGAGGCAGTGATCGGGCCGGACGGCAGGTACCGGTCGTCACGGGTTGCCGTGGAGGAGTACAAGGCTTCCCGGTACCGCCGCTCTCCCGACGCCCACGCCTGA
- the nhaA gene encoding Na+/H+ antiporter NhaA, with translation MTSPSPLARLSAWAARDVSGGVLLLGAALLGLLLANSPWRGAYEAVAAAEIGPRALHLDLTVAQWAADGLLAVFFLAVGLELKHELVAGSLRNPREAGVPMLAAVGGMAMPAVAFVVVEVVADDRGGLGGWAIPTATDIAFALAVLAVFGKGLPTAIRTFLLTLAVVDDLLAIVVIALFYGDGLRAWPLLGALAAVAVAGVHLRSRRPRWWLLAPLAVTAWALLHASGVHATVAGVLLGLTVPARPVHGETLDRAQRWAHAVTPWSQGVALPLFALFAAGVNLVDGGGAGSVVGQPVVLAVVVGLMAGKLVGVLGTAALVTRLTPLRLAPGIGVRDLLPVGLLAGIGFTVALLVSELSYGPTSSRTEGAKVAILLGSAAAAVLGAACLRWDARQARGDDMNRDGIADGATDRIG, from the coding sequence ATGACCAGCCCCTCCCCCCTCGCGCGCCTGAGCGCCTGGGCCGCCCGCGACGTCTCCGGCGGCGTCCTGCTCCTGGGCGCCGCCCTGCTCGGCCTGCTCCTGGCCAACTCGCCCTGGCGCGGCGCCTACGAGGCCGTGGCGGCGGCCGAGATCGGCCCCCGCGCCCTGCACCTCGACCTCACCGTCGCGCAGTGGGCCGCCGACGGGCTGCTGGCCGTCTTCTTCCTCGCCGTCGGGCTCGAGCTCAAGCACGAGCTCGTCGCCGGGTCGCTGCGCAACCCGCGCGAGGCCGGGGTGCCGATGCTCGCGGCGGTCGGCGGGATGGCGATGCCCGCGGTCGCGTTCGTCGTCGTCGAGGTGGTGGCCGACGACCGCGGCGGCCTTGGCGGCTGGGCCATCCCCACCGCGACGGACATCGCGTTCGCGCTCGCCGTGCTGGCCGTGTTCGGCAAGGGGCTCCCGACGGCGATCCGCACCTTCCTGCTCACGCTCGCCGTCGTCGACGACCTCCTCGCGATCGTCGTCATCGCGCTCTTCTACGGCGACGGGCTGCGCGCCTGGCCGCTGCTCGGGGCGCTGGCCGCGGTCGCCGTCGCGGGGGTCCACCTGCGCTCGCGCAGGCCGCGGTGGTGGCTGCTCGCGCCGCTCGCCGTGACGGCGTGGGCGCTCCTGCACGCCTCGGGCGTGCACGCGACCGTCGCCGGCGTGCTGCTCGGGCTCACCGTCCCGGCGCGCCCCGTGCACGGCGAGACCCTGGACCGCGCCCAGCGCTGGGCGCATGCCGTCACGCCGTGGTCGCAGGGCGTCGCGCTGCCGCTGTTCGCGCTGTTCGCGGCCGGTGTCAACCTGGTCGACGGCGGCGGCGCCGGCTCCGTCGTCGGCCAGCCCGTGGTGCTCGCCGTCGTCGTCGGGCTCATGGCGGGCAAGCTCGTCGGCGTGCTCGGCACGGCCGCCCTCGTCACGCGGTTGACGCCGCTGCGGCTCGCACCGGGCATCGGCGTGCGCGACCTGCTGCCCGTCGGGCTGCTCGCGGGCATCGGGTTCACGGTCGCGCTGCTCGTGTCCGAGCTGTCGTACGGGCCGACGTCGTCGCGCACCGAGGGGGCCAAGGTCGCGATCCTGCTGGGGTCGGCGGCCGCCGCCGTGCTGGGGGCGGCCTGCCTGCGCTGGGACGCGCGGCAGGCGCGCGGCGACGACATGAACCGCGACGGGATCGCCGACGGGGCCACGGACCGCATCGGGTGA
- a CDS encoding pilus assembly protein CpaE — protein MSGISRDAAQQLHDAGLEWRPEPGDRFVVRSDSDDDDVFTVSDMVVERHDHPTGTILGFNGTTEWALDSVALEDALWLPREDQLRELLGGAFRSLARSTTGLYQVLVEVPGRPEQVFDGDHAAEAYAQALLSLVKAATA, from the coding sequence ATGAGCGGTATCTCGAGGGACGCAGCGCAGCAGCTGCACGACGCCGGGCTGGAGTGGCGGCCCGAGCCGGGCGACCGGTTCGTGGTCCGTTCGGACTCGGACGACGACGACGTCTTCACCGTCAGCGACATGGTGGTCGAGCGGCACGACCACCCGACCGGGACGATCCTCGGCTTCAACGGCACCACCGAGTGGGCGCTCGACTCGGTCGCCCTCGAGGACGCCCTGTGGCTGCCCCGCGAGGACCAGCTGCGCGAGCTGCTCGGCGGGGCGTTCCGCAGCCTGGCCCGCTCGACGACGGGCCTGTACCAGGTGCTCGTCGAGGTGCCGGGACGCCCCGAGCAGGTCTTCGACGGCGACCACGCCGCGGAGGCGTACGCGCAGGCGCTGCTGTCGCTGGTCAAGGCCGCGACGGCCTGA
- a CDS encoding PhoH family protein: MDTTQTTDRRTFVIDTSVLLSDPRAIFRFDEHDVVLPIVVITELEGKRHHAELGYFARSALRILDELRVAHGGLDAPLPLGTAGGTLRVELNHIDPGVLPPGFRLGDNDSRILAVAANLASEGRRVTVVSKDLPMRIKASAVGLTAEEYKAEQAVDSGWTGMSSIDVTDEQMATLWEQQELDVAALDPGVVEAAGPLYVHTGLVIHSARGSALGRVTADKKVRLVRGDLEVFGVHGRSAEQRVAIDLLLDESIGILSLGGRAGTGKSALALCAGLEAVLERRQHRKVLVFRPLYAVGGQELGYLPGSEAEKMNPWGQAVYDTLSALVSSEVVDEVIHREMLEVLPLTHIRGRSLHDAFVIVDEAQSLERNVLLTVLSRIGQNSRVILTHDVAQRDNLRVGRHDGVAAVIEKLKGHPLFAHVTLTRSERSPIAALVTDMLETLEF, encoded by the coding sequence GTGGACACCACCCAGACCACTGACCGCAGGACGTTCGTGATCGACACGTCCGTCCTGCTGTCCGACCCGCGAGCGATCTTCCGGTTCGACGAGCACGACGTCGTCCTGCCGATCGTCGTGATCACGGAGCTGGAAGGGAAACGCCACCACGCCGAGCTGGGTTACTTCGCCCGGTCGGCTCTGCGCATCCTGGACGAGCTGCGGGTGGCGCACGGGGGGCTCGACGCGCCGCTCCCGCTGGGCACCGCGGGCGGCACGCTGCGCGTGGAGCTCAACCACATCGACCCGGGGGTGCTGCCGCCCGGGTTCCGGCTGGGGGACAACGACTCGCGCATCCTGGCCGTCGCGGCCAACCTCGCCTCCGAGGGGCGGCGCGTCACGGTCGTCTCCAAGGACCTGCCGATGCGCATCAAGGCGTCCGCGGTCGGGCTCACCGCCGAGGAGTACAAGGCCGAGCAGGCGGTCGACTCCGGGTGGACGGGCATGTCGAGCATCGACGTCACCGACGAGCAGATGGCCACCCTCTGGGAGCAGCAGGAGCTCGACGTCGCCGCCCTCGACCCCGGCGTCGTCGAGGCGGCCGGGCCGCTGTACGTGCACACGGGCCTGGTGATCCACTCGGCTCGCGGCTCCGCGCTGGGCCGGGTGACCGCGGACAAGAAGGTCAGGCTGGTGCGCGGCGACCTGGAGGTCTTCGGTGTGCACGGCCGCTCCGCGGAGCAGCGCGTCGCGATCGACCTGCTGCTCGACGAGTCGATCGGCATCCTGTCGCTCGGCGGCCGGGCGGGCACCGGCAAGTCGGCGCTCGCCCTGTGCGCGGGCCTGGAGGCCGTGCTCGAGCGGCGCCAGCACCGCAAGGTGCTCGTGTTCCGGCCGCTGTACGCCGTCGGCGGGCAGGAGCTCGGCTACCTGCCCGGCTCCGAGGCCGAGAAGATGAACCCCTGGGGCCAGGCCGTGTACGACACGCTCTCGGCGCTGGTCTCCTCCGAGGTGGTCGACGAGGTCATCCACCGCGAGATGCTCGAGGTGCTGCCGCTGACCCACATCCGCGGGCGCTCGCTGCACGACGCGTTCGTCATCGTCGACGAGGCCCAGTCCCTGGAGCGCAACGTGCTCCTGACGGTGCTGAGCCGCATCGGCCAGAACTCGCGCGTGATCCTCACGCACGACGTCGCGCAGCGCGACAACCTGCGCGTGGGCCGGCACGACGGCGTCGCGGCGGTCATCGAGAAGCTCAAGGGCCACCCCCTCTTCGCCCACGTGACCCTGACGCGCTCGGAACGAAGCCCGATAGCGGCCCTGGTAACGGACATGCTGGAGACGCTGGAGTTCTGA